From the Pseudomonadota bacterium genome, one window contains:
- a CDS encoding restriction endonuclease subunit S, translating to MKWYPFSEVITDVTSKFRKIKATDYKAEGRFKIIDQGQKEIAGYTDDESLVNKTHSPIIVFGDHTRALKYEESTIALGADGAKALAVNPKLFNALYIFYYLRSISLKAAGYSRHFKFLKQVEIPIPEEDGKPNLDDQKRIAHLLGKVEGLIARRKQHLQQLDDLLKSVFLEMFGDPVRNEKGWDTNQLAKECLKITDGTHDTPERLTSGVPFITGKHVRPFSIDYNGCDYVLEEDHRIIYSRCDPRYGDVLYTNIGVNLGTAAMNVVDYEFSMKNVALLRPVNESLNPRFLEHYLNYEKIKNKIISDLSSGGAQKFLGLGQIKKIGIILPPLDLQNQFATIVEKVDGLKSLYQQSLTDLKNLYGTLSQKAFKGELDLSRVSLGQAEQREIGTRQEKRGLETSAEPQSIGVTL from the coding sequence ATGAAGTGGTATCCGTTTTCTGAAGTCATAACCGATGTAACGTCGAAATTTAGGAAGATCAAGGCTACGGACTACAAAGCCGAGGGACGCTTTAAGATTATTGACCAAGGCCAAAAAGAGATCGCCGGTTATACGGATGACGAATCTTTGGTCAATAAGACTCATTCACCGATTATTGTTTTTGGGGATCATACCCGTGCACTCAAATACGAGGAATCAACGATTGCGTTAGGGGCAGATGGCGCAAAGGCATTAGCTGTAAATCCTAAGCTGTTTAATGCGCTTTATATTTTCTATTACCTTCGATCCATCAGCTTAAAAGCGGCTGGTTATAGTCGGCATTTCAAATTTCTGAAACAAGTCGAAATACCTATACCAGAGGAGGATGGCAAACCCAACCTTGACGACCAAAAGCGCATTGCCCATCTGCTCGGCAAGGTGGAAGGGCTGATCGCCCGGCGCAAACAACACCTGCAACAACTCGACGACCTGCTCAAAAGCGTCTTTCTGGAGATGTTCGGTGACCCCGTGCGGAATGAGAAGGGGTGGGATACAAACCAATTAGCGAAAGAATGTCTGAAAATTACAGATGGAACGCATGACACTCCAGAAAGGTTAACGAGCGGAGTACCTTTCATAACAGGGAAACATGTTCGCCCATTTTCAATTGATTACAATGGGTGCGATTATGTTTTGGAAGAAGATCATCGTATTATCTACAGTAGATGCGATCCAAGGTATGGCGATGTTCTGTATACCAACATCGGCGTCAATCTTGGAACCGCAGCAATGAACGTTGTGGATTACGAGTTTAGCATGAAAAATGTCGCACTATTGAGGCCAGTGAATGAATCATTAAACCCGCGATTCTTGGAGCATTACCTCAACTACGAGAAGATAAAAAATAAAATTATTTCTGACTTATCCTCAGGAGGAGCGCAAAAGTTCCTCGGGTTGGGGCAGATCAAGAAGATAGGCATTATTCTTCCACCACTTGATCTTCAAAACCAATTCGCCACTATCGTCGAAAAGGTCGACGGCCTCAAATCCCTCTACCAGCAAAGCCTCACCGATCTGAAAAATCTCTATGGCACGTTGAGTCAGAAGGCGTTTAAGGGGGAGCTGGATCTGTCGCGAGTATCGCTGGGTCAGGCAGAGCAACGCGAAATAGGCACAAGGCAAGAAAAGAGAGGCCTGGAAACGAGCGCCGAACCTCAGAGCATTGGGGTTACTTTATGA
- a CDS encoding DUF4145 domain-containing protein, translated as MNIKYVNEVKQHLGPKSLEILTDIFRKSSGIPPWVFSDRYRAEHSDWLEELDNLEQPTLFLERDHQRKRYMVNVYALPLLEDDHARILLERFEYFFCYFKKEYKANLDKPLFLADILESTDTEPNLCREALIYMVMAHSGFAGESKEFPLSDGSSICISEQILRYQDFGEIISKFYEWHIINPPKDQGLALGIDGEANQSLQGFFTPDDSTNKPKWYEKLDEQKRELVKEIDQALRAGLVALPTMGLRTLIDLVIVEHVGDKGTFKDKMTAFEKEGLVSPKQRALIDTVLEAGNAASHRAYFPSRDDLQTCIDVIKHMIQGIYELHPRTKQLKNNTPKR; from the coding sequence ATGAATATAAAATACGTAAACGAAGTTAAGCAGCATTTAGGCCCCAAATCCCTTGAGATCCTGACCGATATATTTCGTAAATCTAGCGGTATCCCTCCCTGGGTTTTTTCTGATCGCTATAGAGCTGAACATTCAGATTGGCTCGAAGAACTTGATAATTTAGAGCAGCCAACTCTATTTTTAGAACGTGATCACCAAAGAAAGAGATATATGGTCAACGTTTATGCGCTACCTCTATTAGAAGATGATCATGCCCGCATCCTATTAGAGCGCTTCGAATACTTCTTTTGTTATTTCAAAAAAGAATACAAAGCTAATCTTGATAAGCCATTGTTTTTGGCAGACATATTGGAATCGACAGATACAGAACCGAATCTGTGTCGTGAAGCTCTGATCTACATGGTTATGGCACATTCTGGATTCGCTGGCGAATCTAAAGAATTTCCATTGAGCGATGGTTCAAGCATCTGTATTTCAGAGCAAATATTGAGATATCAAGATTTTGGGGAGATTATTAGCAAGTTTTATGAATGGCACATTATAAATCCGCCCAAGGATCAAGGATTAGCGCTAGGTATTGACGGGGAAGCGAATCAATCTCTACAAGGCTTCTTTACGCCAGATGATTCGACCAATAAGCCTAAATGGTATGAAAAATTAGATGAGCAGAAAAGGGAACTAGTCAAGGAAATAGATCAGGCTCTACGGGCTGGGCTGGTGGCTCTCCCCACAATGGGATTAAGAACGTTGATCGACCTTGTTATCGTCGAACATGTTGGCGATAAAGGTACTTTCAAAGACAAGATGACCGCTTTTGAGAAGGAGGGCTTAGTCTCTCCGAAACAAAGAGCACTAATTGATACGGTTCTTGAGGCTGGGAATGCCGCTTCTCATAGGGCCTATTTCCCTAGTCGAGATGACCTCCAAACATGTATTGACGTAATAAAACACATGATACAAGGAATCTATGAACTACACCCTAGAACTAAACAACTAAAAAATAATACGCCGAAACGTTGA
- the tpiA gene encoding triose-phosphate isomerase codes for MTRTPLIAGNWKMNTTIAEAEHLAQEVVRAASAVQDREIMIAPPFTTLAAVADIVYDSNVLLAAQNVCWADHGAFTGEISPPMLQDVGCSMAIVGHSERRHIFGESNSLVNRRISGAMEHNLTPVFCIGEQLPEREAGLTMKVLETQMREGLADISFTDPSALIIAYEPVWAIGTGKTASTEQVQEVHSFLRNLLASMFEKNIASQTRILYGGSVNPENVDSLMAQEDVDGALVGGAALKAESFARIINFC; via the coding sequence ATGACCAGAACACCCCTGATAGCCGGTAACTGGAAAATGAACACCACCATCGCCGAAGCGGAGCATCTTGCGCAGGAGGTTGTCCGCGCGGCCTCCGCAGTCCAGGACCGTGAGATCATGATCGCCCCGCCTTTCACCACCCTGGCCGCAGTTGCCGACATCGTCTACGACTCCAACGTGCTCCTTGCCGCCCAGAATGTCTGCTGGGCGGACCACGGGGCCTTTACCGGCGAGATATCCCCGCCGATGCTGCAGGATGTCGGCTGCAGCATGGCAATTGTTGGTCACTCCGAACGCAGGCACATTTTCGGTGAATCCAACAGCCTGGTCAACAGAAGGATCTCCGGGGCCATGGAGCATAACCTGACCCCGGTATTCTGCATCGGCGAACAACTCCCGGAAAGGGAAGCCGGCCTGACCATGAAGGTTCTGGAGACACAGATGCGTGAAGGTCTTGCTGACATCAGCTTCACCGATCCTTCAGCGTTGATTATTGCCTACGAACCGGTCTGGGCCATCGGCACCGGCAAAACAGCCTCTACCGAACAGGTCCAGGAAGTACATTCTTTCCTGCGGAATCTGCTCGCTTCCATGTTCGAGAAAAATATTGCTAGCCAAACCAGAATATTGTATGGTGGCTCGGTTAATCCTGAGAATGTGGACAGCTTGATGGCTCAGGAGGATGTTGACGGCGCCCTGGTCGGGGGGGCAGCATTGAAAGCCGAGTCCTTCGCCCGTATCATCAATTTTTGCTAA
- a CDS encoding AAA family ATPase — MNRLKVSLQNCYGIQSFDHDFDFACGNNPTRPKTKAYAIYAPNGLMKSSFAKTFEALAKGEIPKELRYNRPSRHVIEADGAAISQEAIHVLKAEIDISSDSPAITNILVNPASKARYDELLVELDKLKNKLINSLQKASKIKKGEIEKTLLTDWRELDFPTCIGRIKEIAIDDDLSPYEYAIIFDPKAIEVLKSQEFITRASEFNERYQELFNQAGTIYQKGVFNPTKAETSFATLDKQGFFAGGHRVHLRGDSGSIDKTELEQKLRAIHAKIDGDDTLKKLRASLAKNAQNQALTDLIERLAATEVEFLLENLKPEKQAQFRKDLWTYYIQNTTDATGYLELYSDSKEEIGRIEAASAQAAPRWTKAVELFNDRFLDMPFTLSVANQTQAALGKENARLKFTFKEGPDTVEWSRSEIKTLSQGERRALYLLNFIFEVEARKLANQETLFIIDDVADSFDYKNKHAIVQYLKDLGKTENFHQIILTHNFDFFRSLVNSFVVDYDRCLMANKGEGVITIKKTDGIRNYFIGKWKDNVANNDCILCATIPFTRNLIEYTRGEDDPDYLQLTSLLHWKIDTDQISGGDYLEIYNRLFGTGHDTSGTQSMKSLLFDKANEICAQTTHDGLNLEDKVLLSMAIRLQAEVFVTNQLRTLKNDVNYWCQARNQFGSLMKEYAALAPVAQEMRTLEKVSITVSSNIHLNSFMYEPILDLTIEHLTSLYREVCGLTT, encoded by the coding sequence ATGAACCGACTCAAGGTCAGCCTCCAAAACTGCTATGGTATCCAATCTTTCGACCACGATTTCGACTTTGCATGTGGCAACAACCCCACTAGACCAAAGACCAAGGCCTACGCCATCTACGCGCCAAATGGCTTGATGAAGTCTTCCTTCGCTAAGACCTTTGAGGCGCTGGCAAAAGGTGAAATTCCTAAAGAATTACGCTACAACCGCCCCTCACGGCACGTGATTGAAGCGGACGGCGCCGCCATTTCGCAAGAGGCGATCCATGTCCTCAAGGCGGAAATCGATATCAGCTCCGACAGCCCGGCCATCACCAATATCTTGGTCAATCCTGCAAGCAAGGCCAGGTACGATGAGCTGCTGGTCGAACTCGACAAATTGAAAAACAAACTGATCAACTCCCTGCAGAAAGCATCAAAAATCAAAAAAGGTGAGATCGAAAAGACCCTTCTCACTGACTGGAGGGAACTGGATTTCCCAACCTGTATCGGCAGAATCAAAGAAATTGCCATTGATGATGATTTGAGCCCCTACGAGTATGCGATTATTTTCGATCCCAAGGCCATTGAAGTATTGAAAAGCCAGGAATTCATCACGAGGGCGAGTGAGTTCAACGAGCGCTACCAGGAACTTTTTAATCAGGCCGGAACGATATATCAGAAGGGGGTTTTCAATCCCACCAAGGCGGAAACTTCATTTGCGACCCTGGACAAACAGGGGTTCTTTGCCGGGGGCCATCGCGTCCACCTGAGAGGGGACTCCGGTTCCATCGACAAGACGGAACTGGAGCAGAAACTGCGGGCAATCCATGCGAAAATTGACGGCGACGATACTCTCAAAAAACTGCGTGCCAGCCTCGCCAAAAACGCCCAGAACCAGGCGCTCACCGATCTTATTGAGAGACTTGCCGCCACTGAAGTTGAATTTCTTCTTGAGAATCTTAAGCCCGAGAAGCAGGCCCAATTCCGCAAAGACCTTTGGACCTACTACATCCAGAACACCACTGATGCAACAGGGTACCTGGAGTTGTACAGCGACAGCAAGGAGGAGATCGGGAGAATTGAAGCGGCTTCAGCTCAAGCCGCGCCAAGGTGGACTAAAGCAGTCGAGCTTTTCAATGATCGATTCCTTGATATGCCTTTCACGCTTTCTGTTGCTAATCAAACCCAAGCAGCACTCGGTAAAGAGAACGCCCGGCTCAAGTTTACCTTCAAAGAAGGCCCCGACACCGTCGAATGGTCACGTTCTGAAATCAAAACCCTCAGTCAGGGCGAAAGAAGGGCTCTCTATCTTCTTAACTTCATTTTTGAAGTGGAAGCCCGGAAACTTGCCAACCAGGAAACCCTTTTCATCATTGATGATGTCGCCGACTCCTTTGACTACAAGAATAAGCATGCCATCGTCCAGTATCTTAAGGATTTGGGTAAAACCGAAAATTTCCACCAGATCATCCTGACCCATAATTTCGACTTCTTTCGATCGCTTGTTAATAGTTTTGTCGTTGACTACGACAGATGTCTTATGGCCAATAAGGGCGAGGGAGTCATCACTATCAAAAAGACGGATGGCATCAGAAATTACTTCATCGGAAAATGGAAAGATAATGTAGCCAACAATGACTGTATCCTTTGCGCCACCATCCCGTTTACAAGGAATCTGATCGAATATACCAGGGGAGAAGATGATCCCGACTACCTGCAGCTCACCAGCCTGCTCCATTGGAAGATCGACACAGACCAAATAAGTGGTGGTGATTATCTGGAGATTTACAATCGTCTTTTTGGTACAGGTCACGACACCAGTGGCACACAATCGATGAAATCCCTTCTGTTCGATAAGGCCAATGAAATATGTGCCCAGACCACGCATGACGGCTTGAATTTGGAAGACAAAGTGCTGCTTTCCATGGCTATACGCCTGCAAGCCGAGGTATTCGTAACCAACCAACTTCGGACCTTGAAAAACGATGTGAACTACTGGTGCCAGGCCCGGAATCAGTTCGGCAGCCTTATGAAAGAATACGCGGCCCTGGCCCCGGTAGCGCAAGAGATGCGAACGTTGGAAAAGGTTAGTATTACGGTCAGCTCGAATATCCATCTCAATTCGTTCATGTATGAGCCGATCCTGGATCTGACAATTGAGCATCTCACCAGTCTCTACAGAGAAGTCTGTGGCTTAACCACGTAG
- a CDS encoding GIY-YIG nuclease family protein — MNESHPFSIRIFVANGDPDGLRVIERSNWNGRALVFPRPLLPEVKKREEFGRTGVYLLLGPREDGEGELLYIGEGDPVRPRLESHFSQKDFWNRGVFFATGQAGALNKAHVQYLEARLIELANAAKRMALDNQNKPNRPSLNEADQADMEVFLDHMLQILPLLGISAFEKPKSDKSTRRNHLYVETKGLKAEGYESTGGFVVCKGSEAVVEAAPSMKTHVRGMFDLREKLITSGVLAQEGKWYKFTQDYSFSSPSTAAAVVMGRSANGRVEWKDKSGSTLKAIQEEMATSEG, encoded by the coding sequence ATGAATGAATCACATCCATTTTCAATCAGGATCTTTGTCGCCAACGGTGATCCGGACGGATTGCGGGTTATCGAGCGCTCCAACTGGAACGGTCGAGCCTTGGTCTTCCCCCGGCCGCTTCTTCCAGAGGTAAAGAAGCGTGAGGAATTCGGGCGAACCGGAGTTTACCTACTGCTTGGCCCCAGGGAGGATGGCGAGGGGGAACTGCTCTATATCGGCGAAGGTGACCCGGTAAGGCCCAGACTGGAAAGCCATTTCTCCCAGAAGGATTTCTGGAATCGAGGGGTCTTTTTCGCCACCGGCCAGGCAGGGGCACTAAACAAGGCCCATGTCCAGTACCTTGAGGCAAGATTGATCGAGCTGGCTAATGCCGCCAAGCGCATGGCTCTCGACAACCAGAACAAACCAAATCGTCCATCGCTCAACGAAGCCGACCAAGCCGACATGGAAGTGTTTTTGGATCACATGCTCCAGATTCTGCCTCTCCTCGGTATCTCAGCGTTTGAGAAACCCAAATCCGACAAAAGCACCCGCAGAAATCATCTTTATGTCGAGACCAAAGGCCTGAAGGCGGAAGGGTACGAATCTACTGGCGGTTTTGTTGTCTGCAAGGGCTCTGAAGCGGTTGTTGAAGCGGCTCCTTCCATGAAAACCCATGTCCGAGGCATGTTTGATCTGCGAGAAAAACTCATCACCTCCGGAGTCCTTGCGCAAGAGGGGAAGTGGTACAAATTCACCCAGGATTACAGCTTCAGTTCACCATCCACGGCAGCAGCAGTTGTCATGGGACGAAGCGCCAATGGCCGGGTTGAATGGAAAGACAAATCAGGCAGCACCCTCAAGGCCATTCAGGAAGAAATGGCCACGAGCGAGGGATAA
- a CDS encoding type II toxin-antitoxin system RelE/ParE family toxin gives MGRKTAVTFAASAIGDLEDILGFYKEQAIPQVGQRLVSKIISDIELLASQPEISRVVPEFELDFLRELIRPPFRIVYRYDSKRIRIVRIWRSERLLVLPEE, from the coding sequence ATGGGCCGGAAAACAGCGGTTACTTTTGCAGCCTCCGCCATTGGCGATCTTGAAGATATCCTTGGTTTTTACAAAGAGCAGGCAATTCCCCAAGTTGGACAACGCCTGGTGAGCAAAATTATTTCGGATATCGAACTCCTGGCTTCCCAGCCGGAGATAAGCCGTGTTGTCCCTGAATTCGAGTTGGATTTCCTGCGTGAGTTGATTCGGCCACCTTTCCGCATTGTCTACCGGTATGATTCGAAGCGAATTAGAATAGTGCGGATTTGGCGTAGTGAAAGATTACTTGTCTTGCCTGAAGAATAG
- the secG gene encoding preprotein translocase subunit SecG, with translation MTTIITFIHVLVCLFLIVIVLLQHGKGADIGATFGGGGNTVFGTEGPVPLLNKVTTMAAIIFMMTSIGLAYFSAHRGSGSVMESVSAPISAPAPVEAPLESGPVKVPMPSEEAGQADQAPATFPGQEK, from the coding sequence ATGACGACCATAATCACTTTCATCCATGTGCTTGTCTGTCTGTTCCTGATTGTCATCGTGCTCCTGCAGCACGGTAAGGGAGCCGACATCGGAGCCACTTTCGGCGGAGGCGGCAACACCGTCTTCGGAACCGAAGGACCGGTGCCGCTTTTGAACAAGGTGACGACCATGGCGGCCATCATCTTCATGATGACTTCCATCGGTTTGGCCTATTTCTCGGCCCACCGGGGAAGTGGATCTGTGATGGAAAGCGTTTCCGCACCAATCAGCGCGCCGGCCCCGGTCGAGGCACCCCTCGAAAGCGGCCCGGTAAAAGTTCCGATGCCCAGCGAGGAAGCAGGACAGGCCGATCAGGCCCCGGCCACCTTCCCGGGTCAGGAAAAGTAG
- a CDS encoding virulence RhuM family protein → MNHGTHGKHGKDGSHGKLLVYQADDGRVRLNVRLQGETVWLTQPMMAELFQTTQQNISQHILNIYGEEELAAEATHKKFLSVRREGKRDVRRELDFYNLDMIISVGYRVKSAIATRFRIWATERLKEYLVKGFTMDDERLKKAGGGSYFDELLARIRDIRSSEKVFWRKVLDIYATSEEDWQGAERMMNHGIHGRHGNCLAQVVSGIVCKLLESRGMVG, encoded by the coding sequence ATGAACCACGGAACACACGGAAAGCACGGAAAAGATGGGAGCCATGGGAAATTGCTCGTCTATCAAGCCGACGATGGTCGGGTCCGACTTAATGTCCGTTTACAGGGTGAAACAGTTTGGCTAACCCAGCCGATGATGGCTGAACTCTTTCAGACCACCCAACAGAACATCAGTCAGCACATTCTCAACATCTATGGCGAGGAAGAACTGGCGGCTGAGGCAACTCACAAGAAATTCTTGTCGGTTCGCCGGGAGGGCAAGAGGGATGTCCGACGTGAGCTGGATTTCTATAACCTCGATATGATCATCTCGGTTGGCTACCGGGTAAAAAGCGCCATCGCCACCCGTTTTCGCATCTGGGCGACCGAACGACTCAAGGAGTATCTCGTCAAGGGTTTCACCATGGACGATGAGCGGCTCAAAAAGGCAGGCGGGGGCAGCTATTTCGATGAACTTCTCGCCCGCATTCGGGACATTCGCTCGTCTGAAAAAGTGTTTTGGCGCAAGGTGCTCGATATTTACGCCACCAGCGAAGAGGATTGGCAAGGGGCGGAAAGAATGATGAACCACGGAATACACGGAAGGCACGGAAATTGTTTGGCCCAGGTGGTGAGCGGGATTGTGTGCAAATTGCTGGAGTCGCGGGGGATGGTTGGATGA
- a CDS encoding type II toxin-antitoxin system Phd/YefM family antitoxin gives MNTKFSEDIVPISDLKVNPGKIVRQVQEAHRPVVLTNRGRGVAVVQSLVDYEAGVEEQSFMKAVVKGMADLEEGREFNLTEVKKRLAII, from the coding sequence ATGAATACCAAGTTTTCCGAGGATATAGTTCCGATCAGTGATCTCAAGGTTAATCCCGGCAAAATAGTCAGACAGGTCCAGGAGGCCCATCGCCCGGTGGTCCTGACCAACCGAGGCCGGGGAGTTGCCGTGGTCCAATCTTTGGTGGATTATGAAGCCGGAGTCGAAGAGCAGTCCTTCATGAAGGCTGTAGTCAAGGGGATGGCCGATCTGGAGGAAGGGCGGGAATTCAACCTGACCGAAGTCAAGAAACGATTGGCCATCATCTGA